One Anolis carolinensis isolate JA03-04 chromosome 5, rAnoCar3.1.pri, whole genome shotgun sequence DNA segment encodes these proteins:
- the galr3 gene encoding galanin receptor type 3 — translation MPDSWNGSTDSLEARTAGIIVPVVFSLIFLVGTVGNGLVLAVLLRNGQVKYNTTNLFILNLAVADLCFILFCVPFQATIYTLDGWLFGAFGCKAVHFFIYLTMYASSFTLAAVSVDRYLAIRYPLKSRDLRTSRNAALAIFMIWTLSLLFAGPYLSYFQIVQYQKVPICVPIWEDQRRKILDILTFVFGYVLPVVVVSLAYARTIKFLWTAVDPIERISESRKAKRRVTKMIIAVAVLFCLCWLPHHLVILCFWFGYFPFNRATYACRLASHCLSYANSCLNPIVYALISKHFRKRFKQVFTCLLVQDKNRKKRGGNKVHVANVTNGLVNHTAGFYGGNTEVTQLHEENIRCYQGLLLKEAEEVLPEAWSHQIQDTAISEQRGLMVDEGSGTIDKNPQVVTIPQGEL, via the exons ATGCCAGACAGCTGGAATGGATCTACAGACAGCCTGGAAGCACGAACTGCAGGCATCATTGTGCCAGTGGTCTTCTCCCTCATCTTCCTCGTGGGCACTGTAGGGAATGGCCTGGTGCTTGCCGTGCTGCTCCGCAACGGGCAGGTGAAATATAACACTACCAACCTCTTCATCCTCAACCTGGCTGTGGCAGACCTCTGCTTCATCCTCTTCTGCGTCCCTTTCCAGGCCACCATCTACACCTTGGATGGATGGCTCTTTGGTGCCTTTGGGTGCAAGGCAGTACATTTCTTCATCTACCTCACCATGTATGCCAGCAGTTTTACCTTGGCAGCTGTTTCTGTAGACAG GTATTTGGCTATTCGATATCCTCTGAAATCCCGAGATCTCCGTACCTCTCGCAATGCCGCTCTGGCCATTTTCATGATTTGGACGTTGTCACTGCTTTTTGCAGGACCATATCTCAGCTACTTCCAAATAGTCCAGTATCAAAAGGTGCCCATTTGTGTTCCTATTTGGGAGGATCAGCGCCGCAAGATTTTGGACATTCTTACCTTTGTCTTTGGCTATGTCCTCCCTGTCGTTGTGGTCAGCCTGGCTTATGCTAGGACCATTAAATTCCTGTGGACTGCTGTAGACCCCATTGAGAGGATCTCTGAATCTCGTAAAGCCAAGCGTAGGGTCACCAAAATGATCATTGCGGTGGCTGTCCTCTTCTGCCTTTGCTGGCTGCCTCACCACCTGGTGATCTTGTGCTTTTGGTTTGGCTACTTTCCCTTCAACCGGGCCACCTACGCCTGCCGCTTGGCTTCTCATTGCCTGTCCTATGCCAATTCCTGCCTCAACCCCATTGTCTATGCTCTGATCTCCAAGCACTTTCGCAAGCGGTTCAAGCAGGTCTTCACATGCCTTCTTGTCCAAGACAAGAACAGGAAGAAGAGAGGTGGAAACAAGGTCCATGTGGCCAACGTCACCAATGGTTTAGTCAACCACACCGCTGGCTTTTATGGAGGGAACACTGAAGTAACCCAGCTGCATGAGGAAAACATCAGATGCTATCAAGGCCTGTTGCTGAAAGAAGCTGAAGAGGTGCTTCCTGAAGCATGGTCTCATCAGATACAAGACACTGCCATCTCTGAACAGAGAGGGCTAATGGTTGACGAAGGTTCTGGAACAATTGATAAGAACCCACAGGTAGTGACAATACCACAAGGAGAACTGTAA